In the Prochlorococcus marinus CUG1438 genome, TGAATCAGTTCTCATATATGTTATGAAGCCCCTCTCATAAAGACCTTGCGCACATCTCATAGTTTCTCTTGCAGACAAACGAAGCTTTCTGTTTGCTTCTTGCTGCAATGTACTAGTTGTAAATGGAGGAACTGGCTTACGAGTAGATGGTTTTTTTTCGATTTTTGAGACTAACCAATCTTCAGAAGAAAAAGTATTCAATAAATCATTTACTTTTTCTTCTCCAATTATTAAAGATTTATTTCCTTGTTTTAGTTTGCCGGTCTGTTCATCAAAATCTGAACCATTAGAAATTCTTTGACCATTCAAGCTAAATAATTTAGTTTCGAAAGTCATATTATCCTTAACTAGGGAAGCTTTAATCCCCCAGTAACTAGCTTTTTTAAACGATCTTCTTTCCCTCTCTCTTCTAACAAGAAGCCTCACAGAAACTGATTGAACACGACCAGCAGATAATCGGGGGGCTACCTTCTTCCAAAGTAATGGAGATAATTCATATCCAAAAAGCCTGTCTAAGATTCTTCTTGTTTCTTGAGCTTGAACAAGTTCCATATCAATTTCTCTTGTTTGATCTAAAGCTTTGTTGATTGCTTTTTTTGTAATTTCATGAAAAACCATTCTCTTAGTTGGTATTTTAGGCTTAAGTAATTGCAGAAGATGCCAGCTAATACTCTCCCCCTCTCTATCTTCATCAGTTGCTAGTAATAGTTGGGTCGCATTTTTTAATGCATCTTTCAGCTCTTTAACAACCTTTTTTTTATCTTTCGGAACTATGTAGAGTGGTTCAAAATCTTCCGTCGTATTAACCCCTATCCTTGACCATTTTTCCTTTTTAACTGCAGCAGGAATTTCGGCAGCTCCTTTTGGAAGATCTCTTACGTGACCCATAGAAGCAAGAACTTCATAATTAGAAGGCAAATACTTTCTTATAGTTTTTGCTTTTGTGGGACTTTCAACAATAACGAGTGTGTGATCCAAGGTTTATTTCAAAAATTGGTGTTTTTATTCAGTGAGGGCATATTATGATTAATTGAAGCTTTTTCAAGTATTTCTTCTGAAAATTTCAAAAATCATACCCACAAATTATAATCAAGTTAAGATTAACTCTTAGACCCTTACAATCAAACATCTAATTTAATCCAATTTAATAAAGTGCCCAACGAAATCTTTACAATTAACTTAAATGCTCAAGCCATTATTCCAGAGGCTTTTATTTTACTAGGTATTGTTGGGACACTTCTTGTAGATTTAGCAGGAGAAAAAACTGCCTCAAAATGGGCACCAATAATTTGCTATTTGTCAATTGGGAGCTCTCTTTTAAGTTTGGCCTTGCAATGGAGTAATCCAGTAGAAAGTGCATTTCTTGGATCCTTTGATTCAGACAATTTAGCAATCGCATTTAGAGCAATAATATCTTTATCAACTTTAATTTCTTTACTTATAAGTTGGCGTTATACGGAAAAAAGTGGTAGCCCTATTGGAGAATTCGCGGCGATAGTTCTCTCGGCCACGCTTGGAGCAATGCTTTTGTGTGGATCTACTGACCTTATTAGTGTATTCATATCTCTTGAAACTTTATCAGTGGCGAGCTATTTACTCTCTGGTTACCTAAAGAGAGATCCGCGAAGTTCAGAAGCAGCCTTAAAATATTTGCTTGTTGGGTCAGCCGCTGCAGCGGTGTATTTGTATGGCTCCTCTTTTCTTTATGGATTAAGTGGTTCAACAAACTTATCAATAATTGGTGCAGAGATTATCAATAAACCCTCATTCATTACTTCGCTTGCTCTAGTATTTGTCTTATCAACTGTTGCTTTTAAAATTGCAGCAGTTCCGTTCCATCAATGGACTCCTGATGTGTATGAGGGATCCCCTACACCTGTAGTGGCATTTTTATCTGTTGGATCAAAAACAGCAGGATTTGCGTTCGCAATAAGAATATTAAGCACTACTTTCTCTTCTTTTGATGAAGAGTGGAAACTCTTATTTACCATATTGGCCATATTGAGCATGGCCCTTGGAAATATTGTAGCCCTTGCTCAAACCTCAATGAAAAGGATGTTAGCTTACAGCTCTATTGGACAAGCTGGATTTGTAATGATTGGAATAGTCTCTGGGACTCAAGATGGATTATCGGCGGCTGTTTTATATTTAGCTGCATATTTGTTTATGAATTTAGGTGCTTTTTCGTGTGTAATACTTTTTTCTCTAAGAACAGGTTCTGACAGAATTCTTGATTATTCTGGACTTTACCAAAAAGATCCTCTCATTACACTAGGATTAAGCCTTTGTCTTCTTTCTCTTGGAGGTTTACCTCCAATGTTGGGATTTTTCGGAAAAATATACTTATTCTTTGCTGGTTGGGCTAATCACCAATATCTTTTAGTAATTGTTGGACTAGTAACTTCAGTTATCTCTATTTATTACTACATTTCAGTTATAAAAATGATGGTAGTTAAAGAACCACGGGAAGCTTCTGAAATAGTCAAATCATATCCTGAAATTAATTGGGGCGTTGTGGGTTTGCCCCCCTTGAGAATTGCACTTTATACTTGCGTGGCAGTTACAGCCCTAGGAGGAATCCTCTCTAACCCTCTTTTTAAATTAGCGAACACAGCAGTTTCAGAAACTCCATTTTTACAAGATATTATTGCAATAACAAACAATATTTCTTAAAAGAATTTTTCATTAGATGTCTAAGAAAGTCGCAAGTCTAGAGAAAATATCCAAAACATACGGGAAAGATGATCTAACTGTTAAAGCCTTAGACAGCATTAACTTAGAAATTTATAAAGGTGACTATTTAGCTGTAATGGGAGCGAGTGGCTCAGGTAAAAGCACAGCAATGAATATTATTGGATGTCTTGATAGACCATCGGAAGGCGTTTACAAATTAAATGGTATCCCTGTTGAGAAGTTGTCTGATGATGAGCTAGCGGAAATACGTAACCAAAAATTAGGCTTCGTTTTTCAACAATTTCATCTTCTTTCAGATGCAACAGCACTTGAGAATGTAATTTTACCAATGATTTATGCTGGTATTGAGAAAGAGCAAAGATTAGAGAGAGGTAAGAATGCCTTAAAAAAAGTTGGCCTTTCTGAAAGAATGAATAATCGACCTAATCAATTATCAGGAGGTCAACAACAACGCGTAGCTATTGCAAGGGCTATCATCAACAATCCTGCAATATTATTGGCAGACGAACCAACTGGAGCACTAGATTCGAAAACAACTGAAGATGTACTAGATCTTTTTGACAAACTGCATGAATCTGGCATAACGATAGTTTTAGTTACTCACGAAGATGAAGTTGCAAATCGCGCAAAAAAAATAGCCAAATTTAAGGATGGAAAAATAGTTGAATTAAAAGTTAATTAAATTCAGAACCTTCTAATAACCTTCAGTTTAGTTTCATTTTCAATTCTTAAACTACCATTTGAATCGATATCTTTAATTTTCCATATATCAGGACAAAAACCACTAGGTAAAAATCTTTTAGTAAGGAACCTATTTGCCGATTTGATTACATATTCTTTATTGTTATTACATTCAACTGAATCATGAAAAGCTTTAAGAACTTTTGCTGTCCAATAATGTTGATTAATATTCTTAGTTTGAAGTACTTTTGATAATGAAATACCTTCTAAGGGAGTATAGTTTAAAAGATTCATGCCAAGTCCTATTCTTACATAAGTAATTTCCTTGCCTCTTGTTATCACCCTTGGTAAAAATCCAATCAATTTTTTTGAACCAAAGAAAATATCATTTGGCCATTTCAAACAAACATTTATATTTTCTTTTCTAAGCATTTCACATATCTTAATTCCTAAAGACAAATTAAATATTTGGCTAGTAAATTCTTTTGAAAATATTGGGTAAGCTGCACTTAACCAAATCCCTCCTTTGGGGGAAATCCAAGTTTTTGAGTTTTGGCCAAAACTTGAGAACTGTTCTCTTGCTATTATTGCTACTGGCTGATTTCTCTTTATTTCAGAATATCTAAGCCAATTGGTTAGCTCATTTTCAGTACTTTTGCATTTTAATTTGTACTCAAGTCTCCAGATTGGATGTCGATTCTGAATTTTTTTCAAATAAAAAACTGTTTTAGCTGCAGATCCATTAACTTTCACAAATTCTTTATTTAAACAACGAGCATCTTTGAGAAGATTAGATTAACTTTAGTCTTAATGAGTAAATTTTACAAATTGGACAAAAAGTATTTGCCAATAATGAAAAGAAGAGATCCACATACATTAAAAACTTGTCTTGATAATTTCAAAAAATCATGTGGGGAGTTAGATAAACTTTCTAAAATCAACGAAAACTGGAAGGACTTAATAGGTTTAGAACTATTTCAAGAATGCAAACCATTAAATATTGAAAAAAAAATACTTACTATTGCAGTAAATCATCCTCAGTGGCGTCAAGCTTTAATCTACAACAAGCATAAATTAAAAGAGAGAATCGAGAAATTTGGAATAACCTTGAATGAAATAAAAATAATACAAAATTATGAACTTAAAAATAAAAATATTAGTATTACTAATGCAAAGATAGTTTGGGCTAAGCATCCAAGCAGAATTGATGCAGATAATATTAGCTTTTGTACTATCTGTAATTCCCCAACTCCTGAGGGGGAAATCAAAAGATGGGGAAAGTGTTCTTTTTGTTGGAGAAAAATAAATCACTAAATTTTTTATTTAGCTAAAATTAATACTCCCATTTGCTCCCAGAAAAAAGTTCTGTATTCGGCTTTTTTAAATCCAACATCCTTAGCAATTTTTATAAGTTCATTTTTCTTTGGGAAATTTCTAATACTTTTTTCAATATATGCATACTCAGGACTTAAATTAAAAATCCGCGAAATGTTTACTACAATAATTCTCAAATATAATTTCTGAAAAATATTAGATAAAGAATTTTTTGTTGAATGATTAAAATCCAGAAAACCTGCCCTTCCTTCATCCTTCAAAAGATAGAAAACTTTTTTAATTCCTTCTTCAACATTATTCAAGTTTCTTAGTCCATAGGACATGCAAATCCCATCAAAAAATTTTGAATAATCATTAATTTCTAAAACATCTTTAATTTCCCACTTAATAAATTTATTTTCTTTTTGCTCTGCTTTTTTCTTTGCAATATTAAGGATATCCTTGGCACTGTCAATCCCAGTAATTGAGCCCCCTGGACTTACTCTTTCAGAAATTAAGAATGCTAAATCTCCAGTTCCACAGCATAAATCAGCCCAATCTTCACCATTTAAAGGTTCCAATAAATCAACTAATTTCCTTTTCCAAAATGCATGCAACCCAAAACTTAATAGATTATTTAAGAAGTCATATTTATAAGAAATTTTATTAAATATATTTTTGACTTCAATAGTTTTTGTTAATTTCATTCTTAGATTTTAGAAAACTATATTTTAGAATAAATTTATTTTCATTCATAAGGTCTAATTAAAAGTTTCTTTTCTTGGAGGAAAGTTTTTATTTCTTGTAGAGTTAGTTTTTTATCATGAAGTAACGATGCTAATAATGCTGCAGATGCCTTTCCTTCTGTAAAAACATCATAGATGTCTCTAAGACAGCCTGCTCCTCCAGATGCAATTACTGGGATATTAACAATATTGGTAACAGATTTAGTCAGATTTAAATCATATCCCATCTGCGTGCCATCGCCATCCATCGAAGTTAGCAATATTTCACCTGCGCCTAATTCCTGAACTTTCTTTGCCCAACTTAAAACATCTATTCCAGTATTTTCTCGCCCCCCTTTTACATATACTTCCCATTCATTAACCTTATCAACTTTTCTTCTAGCATCAATTGCTATCACAATACATTGAGTACCAAATTCTTTAGAACTTACAGAAATTAAATCAGGATTTCTAACCGCAGAAGAATTCAAACTAACTTTATCTGCTCCTGCTCTTAAAAGATCATTAATAGATGAGACTGAATCTATACCTCCACCTACTGTAAAAGGGATTTTTACAGCCTTTGCTGTCCTAGAGACAAGGTCAACTAATGTATTTCTATTCTCTATACTTGCTCTAATATCTAAAAATACTAATTCATCTGCTCCTTCATCAGAATACCTACAAGCCAATTCCACAGGATCGCCTGAGTCTCTCAAGTTAACAAAATTTACACCTTTGACGACTCTGCCATTGGCGACATCTAAACAAGGAATTAAACGAAGCGCTACCATTTTAGTAAAAATTGTCCAAATGCTGTTAATCTTGCATAATAGATTCCATTTTACCTCTTATGGCTGAAACAAAATTATTACCCAAAATCGGCAGTAAAATCAAAATTAACATTAACAAAGTAAAAGATAGATTACCAGTGAAATTATTTGATCAAATATCCTCTAATCCTAAAGCAGTAATAACAGGCTATAAAATGACAGACGGAAGAAGTATTGGCATCACCGCAAAATTTCAGAATGGTGCGCAAAACTGGTTTTTCCCAGAAGAAATTGAGAAAGGTTAAAGAGTAAAGTGAATGATCCAAAACAACTTTTAGGAATAAAGGGTGCCTCTGAAACATCAAGTATATGGAAACTCCGTATACAATTAATGAAACCCATTACATGGATCCCGTTGATATGGGGAGTTATTTGTGGAGCGGCTGCCAGTGGGAATTTTGAATGGACATTTAGTAATTTTTTCGCTTCATTAGCATGCATGTTAATGAGTGGACCACTTCTAGCTGGTTATACCCAAACCATAAATGATTTCTTTGATAAAGAAATTGATGCAATCAATGAGCCAAATAGACCGATTCCTTCTGGAAAGATTTCAATTAAAGATGTAAAAATACAAATCTGGGTATTACTTATTGCAGGCTTAATAGTTGCTTTTCTATTAGATTTATATGCTAAGCATAACTTCCCTTCAGTCTTTCTTTTGGCATTAGGAGGATCTTTTGTTAGTTATATATATTCTGCTCCACCTTTAAAATTAAAACAAAATGGTTGGCTTGGTAATTATGCATTGGGAGCATCTTATATAGCTTTACCTTGGTGGGCAGGACAAGCTTTATTTGGGAAACTAACCATTTTGACTGCATTATTAACACTTGCTTATAGTCTCTCTGGACTTGGTATTGCTGTCATTAACGATTTCAAAAGCGTTGAAGGAGACTCAAAACTAGGCTTGAATTCATTACCAGTAATATTTGGAATTAAAAATGCTAGTAGAATAAGTGCTGGGTTAATTGATATTTTTCAATTAGCAATGGTTGTAGTATTAATAATTATTGGTCAACATTTAGCTTCTGTAATTCTAGTTTTATTGATAATTCCACAAATCACTTTTCAAGATATGTGGTTATTAAGAGATCCTCTGAAGTTTGATGTCAAATATCAAGCAAGTGCCCAACCTTTTCTTATCACTGGTATGTTAGTTACTGCTTTAGCAATAGGACACAGTTTTCTAGTCGTTTAAAGTGCAAAGGATAAAAAGCAAATATTTTTTTTTAATAATTCCAATATTAATTTTCTCTGGAATATCTTTTTATTTTATTAATTTAATAATTACTACGCTAAAATTCGATCCAACAAAAAATGAAGCTTTATCCACCAGGAAATATTCTTATGTAATTTTATCTTCTAAAAATAAAGTAATTAGTAAATTAAGTCGCAAATTTGAAATAGATGATAGTGAACAAAAAGTTCCAATATCTTTTAAACATTCTTTTATATCTTCAGAAGATAAAAGATTTTATAAACATAATGGAATAGATTTTAAAAGTATTTCAAGAGCCTTTTTGCGAAATATCAAAAGTGGTTATGTTAAGGAAGGTGGAAGCACAATAACTCAACAAGTTGCCAGATTACTTTTTTTAAATAATGATTTAAGTTTCCAAAGAAAAATCAAAGAATTATTTATATCTCTCTTAATTGAATTTAAATATGACAAAAATCAAATTCTTAAATTATATTTAAATAATATTTACCTAGGATCAGGAGCATACGGAGTTAACGAGGCTTCTCAAATATATTTTGGAAAATTTGTTGAAGAGTTGACCTTATCTGAAATCGCATTAATTACAGGATTAGCTCCAGCTCCATCAATTTATTCACCTTATCAAAATATAGAATTAGCTGTTAAAAACAGAAATAAAATTCTGGAATCAATGTTTCTTGATGGATATATTTCACTTGAAAATAAGAATAAGGCTATCAAGGAAAAAATAAATTTAAATTACCAAACACCTAATAATTTTTTAAATGATAAATTACTGATAAATTTTATTCTTGATGAAACAGATAAAAGAATTGGAAATAAAAACGATTATAAGTTTTTGAGAATTAAGTCTTCTATAAATAAAGATTGGCAAGAAAAAGGTCAAAAAATTTCAAGTTTTGTGGAGCCTAAAGAAATTGAATTTGCTTTGTTATCAATCGAATCAAACACAGGACTAATAAGGGCAATGATAACTAGTAAAAATCCATCAATAAATGAATATAATAGAGTGACTTCATCAGTAAGACCTTTAGGTTCTACTTTTAAAATAATTCCTTATGCTGCTGCGTTAATTGAAGGGACAAAACTAAGAACAAAATTTGATGACTTACCAACATGTTGGGAAAATTATTGCCCAAAAAATTTTTCAGAAGAATATAGGGGTTCAATATCTTTAATTGAATCATTTAAGAATTCATCAAATATTGTTCCAATATCAATAACAAAAAAAATAGGTTTAAAAAATATTATTAATCTAGCCAATTCATTCGGTCTAGGATACGGTCAAAAACTTGAGGAGTTTCCATCATTAGCTATTGGCTCTTATGGAGATAGTCTTTTAAGCATTACTAATGCGTATTCTGCAATAAATAATAATGGAAAGATTCTTAGCCCTAGTATATTAGAAAAAATAGAATCATTTAATAATGAATCTATTTGGGAAAACAAATTTACTTCCAAAAAAATTCTAGATTTAAATGTCAATAAAAAAATGAAAAAGCTTCTTGAAAAATCAGTAAAAGAAGGCACTTCTAGAGCAGCTTTTATAAAGGGAAAGAAAATTTACGGAAAAACTGGGACAACAGATTCTAATAAAGATCTTTGGTTTATAGGTTCACTTGATAATCTTACGACAGGTATATGGATAGGTTTCGATGACAATAAAGAATCTCAATTATCTAGTGGAAATTCAGCTTATTTATGGAAGAAGTTTATATCTGATATTTATAAAATCTCAATTAAAAAATAAATTTTAGTTTTAAGATTTATAAGTAATTATCGCAGCGTAAAATCCATCTCCAGGATTATCAATGCTTGGTAAAATTAGCTTTTGGCTATCCAATTTTAATCCTTGATTTTTTTCAATAAATCTTTCAATAAGTAAATTATTTTCATCAGGACATATAGTACAAGTTGAATACACTAAAATTCCATTTTTTTTTAAGAGAGGGAAAATACTATCTAATAATTTTTCTTGTAATAAAGTTAAGGATTTTATTTTTTCTTTAGTTAAAGACCATCTAGAATCTGGATTTCTAGACAGAGTTCCGATCCCAGAACAGGGCGCATCTATCAAAATCTTATCAAAATAAGATATAAAATTAGGTTTTAATGAAATCAAACTCGTTGCATCAGCCTTGAGGGTATTTACAGACTTTAAATTCAACCTATCTAAATTTGATTGAAGTATTTTCAATCTTTTTGACGATCTATCTACAGCTAGGATTTCAGCTCTATCATTCGATAATTCTGCTAGATGGGTAGACTTACTTCCTGGAGCCGCACAAGCATCTAAAATCTTTTCACCCTCTTTTGGATTTAAAAGAGGTGCTACCCACTGAGAAGATCTATCTTGAATTGTCCAAAGCCCATCACTATATCCTGGTAAGTTTTTAATAGATCTTGGATTAGATTTTAAAGTTATTCCATTATTTAAATCATTGATAATTTCAGCATCAATTTTATTTTCATGGAGTACTTTCAAAAAGTTATCTAAATCAGTCTTAAGTTGGTTTATTCTCAAATCAATTGAAGGTTTTTTATTAAATGCCTTTATGATATTTTCACCCTCGCTATTACCTACCCACTTATAAAGATCATTCACAAGCCATAGTGGCAATGATTCAAGATATGAAATTCTTTCTTTACTATCAGAAGATAATTTTGGAAAAATTTCTTTTTCTAATTTTCTTGATGCATTCCTCAATATCGCATTTACAGTTCCTGCCAATCCATTTAAATCTGTTTTTTTAGCTACTTCTACAGTAGTAGAAATAGCTGCAGGAAATGGAATTTTGTCCATTTTTAAAAGTTGATATAGTCCTATATGTAAAAGCCATCTTAATTTTGGAGGTTGCTTTTTATGAGTAATTTTTGAAGTATGATCAGTCCAGAGATCAAGAAATTTTCTATACCGTATACATCCGAAAGATAATTCTGTAATAAAAGCTATATCAAGAGGATTAAACTGATAATTCCTTAGCACCTTTTCAAGAGCATGATCAGAAAAATCACCATTACTAACTTTTAATAAAATTTCCCAAGCTGCTTTTCTTTGTAAATACCCAATGCTCAAAATATAATTTATTTTTAAATATAACTTTAATATACAAAAGATTTAAAAATTTAAACTACTTTTTCTATTGAAGAACTAAACCAAATAAAACCTAAAATCGATATCAGGGTCAGATTAAATCCTAAAAAAAGAAAGATATTTAAAGAATGAATTCTTTCCCTAAAAAATAAATTTTTTTCTTTTTGTTGCTTCATTAGTAAAATAAAAACTTATTCAAGAATTCAAACGGCATCCTACATTAATTGAACCTGCATCAAGCATTCTTCCTAACTTTATAGCTATAGATTCCTCCAACCTTGTGAAATTAGATTGATGAGTTGTTATCCAATCTAATTCAGAAAAAGTAATGATCCCTGTCAGATTAGTTTTCAAAAAAAGAATTCCAATATTCATCGTTAAACTTAATTTTTCATAAATTTAACATCGGTCTGTAATATTTCGTAATAATATAATATTCTTTTAATTTTTCAAAAGGAATAGCAGAATAGCCACCTTATATTATTGAATATCTCTTAAAAATGTATCGGCCATTCTTAAATGATTATTTAATTTTTCCTCTGACATTTTGTCAAGATTTCTAGTTAACATAGCCAGTCGATATTGCTTTCTAAAAAAGCTTTCATTATCTTTAATAAATTTCCAAAATAACCCATCCCATATTTTACACCAGGGGCCACTTTTAAAATTCGACATTTTTTTTACATAATTAGAACTTGATATATATGGTTTAGTTGAGAAAATTCCTCCGTCACTAAACTGACTCATTCCATAAACATTAGGAACCATCACCCAATCATAAGAATCAATAAACATTTCCATAAACCATTTATAAACTTGATTGGGGTGAATTCTACATAGAAGCATAAAGTTCCCAATAATCATTAGCCTCTCAATATGGTGACAATAACCAAATTTAATAATATTTTTTATAACAATGTCTACTGGTTCAATTCCTGTATTTCCTTTATAAAAAGATTCTGGAATTGGTTTATTTTCAAAATTCCAGAAATTACTATTACGCATCTTTGTTCCGTACTTCTCATAGACAAGGCAAATAAATTCTCTCCATCCAATAATTTGACGAATAAAACCCTCTAATGAATTAATTGGAACGTTATTATTTTTAGCATAAAGTAATGCTTTATTTACTACTTCTTCTGGGGTTAATAAGCCGCTATTTAAAAGAGGAGAAAGTAGACTATGCCATAAAAAAGAATTTTCTTTAGAAATAGCATCTTCATAATCTCCAAACAAGAAAAATCTATGTTTAAAAAAATCATTTAACCATTCATCTGCCTCTTCAAAATTAGTTGGATATAAAAAATTATTACTTTCTCCAATAAACTCAATATCAATATTTGCTAATGACTTTTCGGCAAGAGCTACAAATTTATTTTTTGGTAATTTAGGTAATTTAGGTATGCTTATTTTTTTTGGTAATTTTTTTCTATTCATTTCATCAAAACTCCACTTACCGCCTTCAGGTGTATCATCCGGATTAACTAATATCTTTTGGCTCTTTCTTTGATTTTCAT is a window encoding:
- a CDS encoding cryptochrome/photolyase family protein, with product MKQVSIIFPHQLFRESPILKINCEILILEDSLFFGNDKFHKLTNHKNKLVFHRASMLAYKKYLEISGFKVIYIENKNNISTVEYLFEFIKDKYQKINLINPHDFLIIKRINNFVESNNLVLNLLPSPMFMSSEDLKNLFKSNTKKPLMGRFYENQRKSQKILVNPDDTPEGGKWSFDEMNRKKLPKKISIPKLPKLPKNKFVALAEKSLANIDIEFIGESNNFLYPTNFEEADEWLNDFFKHRFFLFGDYEDAISKENSFLWHSLLSPLLNSGLLTPEEVVNKALLYAKNNNVPINSLEGFIRQIIGWREFICLVYEKYGTKMRNSNFWNFENKPIPESFYKGNTGIEPVDIVIKNIIKFGYCHHIERLMIIGNFMLLCRIHPNQVYKWFMEMFIDSYDWVMVPNVYGMSQFSDGGIFSTKPYISSSNYVKKMSNFKSGPWCKIWDGLFWKFIKDNESFFRKQYRLAMLTRNLDKMSEEKLNNHLRMADTFLRDIQ